The region CGGTGCCGAGCGCATCCTGGCGCAACTCTCTGAAGGCGTAGCGGAAAAACGTGTGGGTTTGCTGCCTACCGAGCGAGTGCCGGTGCGCGAAGGTGCATTGATCGTCAACGCTCAGGAGCATGTAATCGGTCGTGTCACCAGCGGCGGCTTCGGCCCAAGCCTGGGTGGTCCCCTGGCGATGGGCTATGTGCAGAGTGACTTCGCCGCGTTGGACAGCGAGGTGTTTGCCCAAGTGCGCGGTAGATTGGTGCCGATGGTGGTGTCGCGCATGCCGTTCGTGGCGCAACGTTATTTCCGCGGCTGAGGCCCTCTAGCTGGAGCATGAGCATGAACGAAACACTGTCTGTCGCCACGCGCCTGGCGCCTTTGGCGCCTGGGGTAAAGCTGCGCGGTGCAGAAAAGGTGGCGCGAATACCGGTGAAGATCCTGCCCACCGAAGACGTGCCGCGCAAGCCTGACTGGATCCGCGTGGAAATCCCCGCCTCACCGGAAGTGGCACGGGTCAAGACGTTGCTGCGCAAGCACAAGCTGCACAGCGTCTGCGAAGAAGCTTCGTGCCCGAACCTGGGCGAGTGTTTCTCGGGGGGGACCGCGACGTTCATGATCATGGGAGACATTTGCACCCGTCGCTGTCCGTTCTGTGATGTGGGCCATGGTCGGCCCAAGCCGCTGGATCGCGATGAACCCAAGCACCTGGCGACGGCCATCGCCGACCTGCGTTTGAAGTATGTGGTCATCACCTCGGTCGACCGCGACGACCTGCGTGACGGCGGTGCGCAACACTTCGCGGATTGCCTGCGCGAGATTCGCACGATGTCGCCGGGAATCCAGCTGGAAACCCTGGTGCCGGATTATCGCGGTCGCATGGACGTGGCCCTGGCTATCACTGAACAGCAGCCGCCGGATGTGTTCAACCACAACCTTGAAACCGTGCCACGCCTCTATAAGGCGGCGCGGCCGGGTTCGGACTTCGAATGGTCATTGGACCTGTTGCAGAACTTCAAGCAACGTGTGGGGGCTGTGCCGACTAAGTCCGGCTTGATGCTGGGGTTGGGCGAGACCGATGCTGAGGTGCTTGAGGTGATGCGGCGGATGCGCGAACACCAGGTCGATATGTTGACCCTGGGCCAGTACCTGCAACCTTCGCGCAGCCATTTGCCGGTACAGCGTTTCGTGCATCCCGATACCTTTGCCTGGTTTGCCGAACAGGCATTGGCCATGGGTTTCAGGAACGTGGCTTCCGGTCCGTTGGTGCGTTCTTCGTATCATGCCGACAGGCAAATGGCCGAGGCGCTAAAGGCAGTGGCGGCGCCGCGCTAGGGATTGCACGTCGGTCGTCGATGAGTCAATGCAACGGCAATAGGGATCGGGCTATGATCAGCGAATGTGAACCGGACTTCCTGACCTATGCCCGTTGACCTCCAAGCGCTGTACCCCAAACTGATCCACTTGATGCTGGACACGGTCTTCGTGGTCGACAGGGACAACCAGATTGTATTCGTCAGTGATGCCTGTATGGCGCTGCTTGGGTACCGAGCCGATGAACTGGTCGGCACCTTGATCACCGACTACATGCACCCTGATGACCTGGCGATCACTCGGGCCTCGATTATTCGGGTGATGAACGGCCAATCCCACGTCGACTTCCGCAACCGGTATGTGCGCAAGAATGGCAGTGTGGTGCACATTCTTTGGGCGGCCTCCTGGTCGGAGGAAGTCGGCGCGCGGATCGGTGTCGCGCGCGATGTCACGGCCTTGCGGCAAGCTGAAGAGGAACTGCATTTCCTCGCCCATCACGACCCGTTGACCAAACTGCCCAACCGCTCGTTGTTCAACGATCGCCTGCAAGCGGCCCTGCGCACGGCTTATCGTCACGAAAGCACCTTGGCCTTGTTGTTTCTTGATCTGAATGATTTCAAGGGCATAAACGATGCCTACGGGCATGCGATGGGCGATCGGGTACTGAGCGTGATCGCACGGCGCCTGGAAGGCTGCATACGAGAAACCGACACGGTGGCGCGGATGGGCGGTGATGAGTTCACCGTGTTGTTGACTGACATCCACTCGCCACATGCTGTTGCCGAGAAGGTCGAACAGATTCTTTTGGTCTTGACCGAACCCTTGGGTGCTGAGTTCGGTGGGTTGGAAATGCCGTCCTGCAGTATAGGCGTGGCCTGTTATCCCGCTGATGGTCAAGATGCCGATACGCTGCTCAGCTACGCGGATGACGACATGTACCGAATAAAAAAACGCAGGTCTGCAACGGGCTAACGGCTTGCGGTTAACGGGCAAGGGAATCTAGAGCCGATGGTGTACTGGTTGATTCTGGCAAGATGCACTTCAGATGCAACAACGCACGTTGAAAAACCGGATGACAATCAGCAAACGGCAAGTTGTCCAGCGGCGCCCAGAAAAAGCTGAACGTATGGCCATGATCATCAAGGGTGTCGTGGGTCCATAGCGGCGGTAACGCTTCTTGCGTTTCACACAGTTGAAATGACCATATCTGACCTTGGTGCCCGGCATCCCAGCAGCCCAGGTCGCTGACAACCTTGGCCGAGACGATTCCGGATTCTTCTTTCAACTCGCGCAGCGCGGCCTGGGCGATTGTTTCACCGTTCTCTATTGTCCCTTTGACCAACTGCACACCTGCGAGTGGGTGATGAAAGAGCAGAATGCTGGGTCGCGCAGAACTACAGAGTATGAGGGGGCAGGCCTTGTTAGGTGTCATGCCGGTAGCCAACGCAATACCGCAGTGGGATCAACATGCCTGCCTTCAATCCTCACCTTCAATCTGCGGGTTGTAGTATTTGCTTTGGTCTGGGGTGAAGGTGACGACCATGCCGGTGCGACTGCAATTGAGGGTCAGTTCGACGCTGGTGTCGATTTGCAGGTCTTCGCCGCGCAGGCCTTGCCATTGGGCCAGGTATTTGAGGGAGCCGAATTTTTCCCGCTTTTTCAGGGTTCGTTCGACGCCGCCTTTCCAGCCCAGTACCGGGAGTTCACCTGCCAGGCATTTTTGCGCAATGTCGGGATGTTTGATGGCGCGCTCGCGGCCGATTTCCCAGCAACGGATCAGGCCGTTGTCCGGGCCTTGCCAGGTTTCGCTCCAGGTGAGGCTGGGGCGCGGCGCGAGATGGATCGGGCGGTGGACGATGCTGCTCATTTAGCCTCCCTGGCTGGTTATTCTTGTAGGACAAAACGTTGCAGAGGGCGGTGATGCTACTAATTGGCCACTATTGGTGTCCAGCTTTTAAGCAGGAGCCGGCAACGCCCGGCCCCTCAAAACTGTAGTGCAAGATTCGCGATTCAATCGCAATCAGCGTTGACTTACCCAGTAGTCATGCAAGGTCCGCGCTGCCGGTTCGATTGCCGCTACGCGCTGACGGTGCAGAACAACATCCAGATCGACCGGCAATTCATAGTTGTCCTGCTCGGCGCAGTCGCTGATTTTCTGCAATTGGGTTGCCAGGCCTTCCGGCAATTGCGGCCAGTTGCTGACGGCTACGCAGCGCACGTAGCCAAAGCACCACTCTTCCGCCAGGGTCAAAGGTTGGCCGCTGTGTTCGGTCTGGTCGAAGCGTGCCTTGAATGCTTGCGGATCAGTGCTTAAGCGGTTGGCCAGGGTATTGAGGTGACGCACGCACAGGTCGATGAACTGTCGGCACTCTTCAGGTGTTTCCCACTGAGGGGGCTGGCCACCCCAGATGGCCGGGAACCAATCGCCGATATCGACTTGCGCAGGGCTGGAAACCAGTGCGGTGCAGAACCCGTCGAGCTCGGACATGTTGAGCACTGAGTGATCGTCGCCGTACTTGAGCAGGGTGTCGTCGATGAACTCGACCTCGCTGGCGGTAAGGGGATTGATTTGCATTGAACGATTCCTTGGCGAGGTGAGCTTGAAAAAGGGCGGGAGGATGGCGCTTTACAGCGTATTTATCCAGTCCTGCACTCGCGCACCATGTTACCCCCGCGCGCGCAGCAGGTGGTTGCCAAGGCGCTACTAATTTCCTGCCTGCTTCATTCGTTCTCTTGATAGCCACCGTACGCCAGCTGCGTGGCGGGCCCATTCAATTCAGGAGACAGGCAATGACATCTGTATTCGACCGCGAAGACATCGTATTCCAAGTAGTGGTCAACCACGAGGAGCAGTACTCGATCTGGCCTGATTACAAAGCGGTACCGACCGGCTGGCGCACTGTCGGCAAGAGCGGTTTGAAGAAAGAATGCCTGGCCTACATCGATGAGGTCTGGACCGATATGCGTCCTTTGAGCCTGCGCCAGAAAATGGCCGAAGCGGCTGCGGCGCAGTAAGGGGTAGCGAGTGTCTTCACTGAACTTGCTGTGCCTGCCGTATTCGGGTGCCAGTGCCATGGTCTACAGCCGCTGGCGGCGCAAGCTGCCAGCCTGGCTGAACCTGCGTCCGGTGGAGCTGCCGGGGCGCGGTGCGCGCATGGGCGAGCCGGTGCAGACCGACATGCAGGCGTTGGCTCGCCAGTTGGCCGATGAACAGCGTCTGGCTGCCAGTCAGCCCTATGCGTTGCTAGGCCACAGCCTTGGCGCCTTGCTGGCATTTGAGCTGGCGCATGAGCTGCAGGCTTTGAGCTGCCGAGCGCCGGTGGCGTTGTTTGCCTGCGGCACGGCGGCGCCGACTCGCCGTGAAGACTACGACGGTGGCAATTGGCGCGAAGCGAAAACCGATGATGAGTTGATCGCCGAACTGCGCAAGTTAAAGGGCACGCCCGAGGAGGTGCTGGCCAATCAGGAATTGATGAGCCTGACCTTGCCGGTGTTGCGTGGCGATTTTCTCCTGTGCGGGCGCTATGCCTACCGACAGCGCCCACCGCTGCATTGCCCGCTGTATGTGCTGGGCGGGGAAGATGATCGCGCCAGTGAGGAGCAACTGCTGGCCTGGCGTCGAGAAACACAGGGGGACTTCTTCATGGAAACGTTCCCAGGTGGCCATTTCTTCATTCATGAACATGAAGAGCGGGTGCTGGGCGTGCTCAGTGCCGCGCTGGCGCCGCATCGGTTATCGGCCTAGTCCTGCATTAGCGAGCGCTGCATTGACGTAATGCCTGCGTCTGGGCGAGCCTTGTCGCTCAACCATGACGCAGGTGCAAGGAATGTTGATCAAGGCGAATCAGGCCAGCTTGCTGGTGATTGATGTGCAGGAAAAACTCATAGGTGCGGTCAGCGATCCGGCCGGTACCCTGGCCCGCACGCGCTGGCTGATGGCTTCGACAGCCGAGCTTGGGTTGCCTACGGTGATTTCCGAGCAGTACCCCAAGGGTCTTGGCGCAACTGTCGCGGCGCTCAAAGAGGCATCGCCCGATGCCCAGGTGGTCGAGAAACTGCATTTCTCCTGTGTGGCGGCTGAATGCTTGCCGGCATCGTTGCTGGCGCGCGAACAGGTCATTGTCTGCGGCATGGAAACCCATATCTGCGTGCTGCAAACCGTGCTCGGGCTGAGAGCCCTGGGCAAGCAAGTGTTCGTGGTCGAAGATGCCTGCGACAGCCGTAGCAGTGCCAGCAAGGCTGCCGGTATCGCCCGCATGCGCGATGCCGGGGCGCAGATCGTCACGCGTGAGATGGTCGTGTTCGAGTTGATGGAAAGCTCTGCGCATCCACAGTTCCGACATATCAGTAAAACCTACATGGTCGGCGAACAGCCCTGAACCCGCATTGCAGTCAGGCGCCGCCCTCGTTACTGTGCTGCTGTTGCCGCAAGAGGCGAGGGCAGTGCATGCACGTTAGAGGTCTGGTTTTTGCTGTTGCCGTGTTGTTGACGGTGCAGGGCTGCGTTACCCAGCGCGAAGAATCCGAGTCGGATCCGGCCAAGGTGCGGGCGCAGATCCTGCGTTTGCTGCCTGCCGCTACCAAAGACCGTGAAGGTTGGGCCAGGGATATCCAGACCGCCTTCACCACGCAGAAAATCAGCGCCAGTCGCTCTAATCTTTGCGCTGTACTGGCAGTGACCGAGCAGGAGTCGACCTTTCAGGCCGACCCGCAGGTACCGGGTCTGGGCCGTATTGCTCGCCAGGAAATAGACCGCCGCGCCGCCAGCCTGCATATCCCGCACATGTTGGTCAATGCTGCACTGCAAACGCGTTCACCCAACGGCAAGACCTACAATGAGCGACTCAATGCCGTACGCAGTGAAAAGCAGCTGAGCGCGATTTTTGACGACCTTATTGGCAGTGTGCCCCTGGGCCGAACCCTGCTGGGCGATTTGAACCCGGTGCGCACGGGTGGGCCGATGCAGGTCAGCATTGCCTTTGCCGAGCGTAACGCTCGTGACTATCCCTACAGTCACAACGCAACGATTCGTCAGGAAGTGTTCAGCCGGCGTGGCGGTATGTACTTCGGTATCGCCCACCTGTTGGGCTATCCCAGCCATTACGAACGTCAGCTCTACCGTTTTGCCGACTTCAATGCCGGCTGGTATGCGAGCCGCAATGCGGCGTTCCAGAGTGCCCTGAGCCGCGCCAGTGGGGTGAAACTGGCCCTGGACGGTGATCTGATCGCGCCCGGGGCGATTCTGCCGGGCTCTACCGAGAAAGCCGCGCGCCGGGTGGGTGAGCAGTTAGGCCTGCGTAATCCGAGTATTCGTGCGCAGCTGGAAAAGGGTGACAGCCTGGACTTCGAGGAAACCCGCTTGTACAGCGGTGTGTATGCGCTGGCAGAAGGCAAGTCAGGCAAACAGCTGCCACGTGCGCAACTACCGGGAATCGAGCTGAAGAGTCCGAAAATTACCCGTAAATTGACCACTGCCTGGTTCGCCAATCGGGTCGATGAACGTTATCAGCGCTGCATGAAACGCTGATAACGATTCACTCCGGTAGCAGCAGCGGGCTTGCCCGGCGACAGTTAGCTGTTGCCTGCCGCCAATGCATTCACGACTTGCTCGACACTTGCCTTGAGCCCGGCCAGGGTGTCTTGCGGGTCGGTATCGATCACGAGCAACTTGGCGCCGGAGGCGCTGATCACGTCGGCCACTTCCTTGCTCGGTTGTTTGTGGTGCAGTACCAGGGCCACCTCCTGTTCCTTGAGTTCATCGCCCAGTTGCTTGAGCGCCGCCGCACTCCATTGGTCATCCGCCACGTGTGGGTGGTCGATCAGGTCCAGATTCAGGCCGCTGATCAGGTAGTCCAGGCGCTCCGAGAGGTTGATCACGCTGAGGTTGTCGGCATCGGCCAGGCGCGATTCGCTGCCGGCGCTAAGTTCCAGCAACTGGCGTTTGACGCTCGCCAGGTTGGCCTGGATTTTGGTTTGATCTTTCGGGCTCAGGCGGCCAAGGTCATGGGCCAGCACATCGGCCATGCGGCCCAGGTTGGTCGGGTTCAGCCATGGGTAGGCGCTGAAGGCATCGTTGCCTTGTACCGCGATGCCCGGCAGGGCACCGTCAACTGGGCGTGCAGCATCTATTTCAATAATGCGGATGTTACTGCGCCGGGCGATTGGGTAGAGCGGGTCGTCACTCCAGATCGAGCGCAAGGCGACAACGGCATCGGCTTGGCCGGCCGCTTTCTGCAGGCTGGCGCCGCCGCGGCCGCTGAAGTAGGACGGTTGGCGCGATGCCGGAATGTTCGCAGGCGCAGCGCGCTCCAGCTTGACCGTGGTGCCGTCGAGCAAGGCGCTGGCCAAAGTATGGGTGACAGGCAGCGAGGCAAGGACGCTGACGGCGGCCTGTGGCTGCGCGACAGCCGCGGCGTTCTCGGCCTGGCTGAGTGCGGGCAGGCCAGCCAGGGCCAGGGCCAGGCACAGATGCTTGAGGTCGAAGGTCATGCCGGGTTTCCTTGCAGGCGTGGAACAAGGCCGCGGGCGAGGGCGGCGAGGGCGAAGCAGCAGCCCGCGACGAGAATGATTGCCGCGCCCGAGGGCACCGGCAGATCAAAGACAATCGGCAGCAGGATCCCGACCAGGGTGCTCAAGGTCGCGATCACGACCGAGGCCCAGAAGAACCCCTTCAGCGATTGGCTGATCAGGCGTGCCGCCGCAGCCGGAATCACCAGCAGGGCACCGACCAGGATTGCGCCGATGACTTTCACCGCTGCCACGGTGACCAGGGTAACCAGAATCACGAACAGGTAATCCAGGCTCTTCACCGCTACGCCGCGTACTGCTGCCAACTGCGGGTTGAAGCTGGCCAGCATGATGCGATTGTACAGCGGCAGGGCCAGCGCCAGTACCAGGGTGCCGACGATACCCAGCACCAGCAGGTCTTGGCCGTTGACGGTGAGTACCGAACCGAACAGGACGTTTTCAAGGATGTGCACGTTGATCTTGCCGGCCAGCATCAGCAGCAGGCTGGCGCCCAACGCGAGGGAGACAGAAAGAAATACGCCAATCAAGGTGTCGGGTGAAAGCCCGGTACGGTTGCGCAGAAAGTTCAGCAGGATGCCGAACAGCAGGCAGTAGCCGAACAAGCTGCCATAGGGGCCGGTGTAGGGCTCGCCGAGCAGAATGCCGATAGCCACCCCGGTGAGTGCGGCGTGGCCGACAGCTTCAGAGAAGAAAGCGAAACGCTTGACTACCACCAGGGTGCCGAGCCCGCCCAATACCGGACCGATCATCAGGCCGGCGAGCAGGGCGTTGACCACAAAGCCGTAGGCCAGGGCTTCAGGCAGATAGCCGGAGCTGGCCCAGCCCTGGATCAGCAGGCGAAATTCTTCGTAGTTCATCAGACGGTGCTCTCGCTGCGCGGGTGGATGGAGAACAGACTGAGCAGGCGATCCGGCGTCAGCGCCTGCTTGGGCGGTTCATCGAACAACACGCGGCGGCTCAGACCAGTGACCTTGTCGGCCAGGCGTGCCACCGCTTGCAGGTCATGCTCGATCCACAGCACGGTAGTGCCAGCGGCGCGCCAGTCCAGCAGCAAACGCTCGAACACCTGGATACCCGCTTCGTCCAGCGCTGACATGGGCTCATCCAGTACCAGCAGTTGCGGAGCCGGTATCAGGCCCTGGGCCAGCAAGATGCGCTGGCGTTCGCCGCCCGAAAGGGCACCCATGCGCCGCTTGCGTTTGTCCAGCATGCCAACGCGTTCAAGCGCCGCATCAATCGCC is a window of Pseudomonas sp. DG56-2 DNA encoding:
- a CDS encoding MbtH family protein gives rise to the protein MTSVFDREDIVFQVVVNHEEQYSIWPDYKAVPTGWRTVGKSGLKKECLAYIDEVWTDMRPLSLRQKMAEAAAAQ
- a CDS encoding metal ABC transporter permease — encoded protein: MNYEEFRLLIQGWASSGYLPEALAYGFVVNALLAGLMIGPVLGGLGTLVVVKRFAFFSEAVGHAALTGVAIGILLGEPYTGPYGSLFGYCLLFGILLNFLRNRTGLSPDTLIGVFLSVSLALGASLLLMLAGKINVHILENVLFGSVLTVNGQDLLVLGIVGTLVLALALPLYNRIMLASFNPQLAAVRGVAVKSLDYLFVILVTLVTVAAVKVIGAILVGALLVIPAAAARLISQSLKGFFWASVVIATLSTLVGILLPIVFDLPVPSGAAIILVAGCCFALAALARGLVPRLQGNPA
- a CDS encoding NUDIX domain-containing protein, producing the protein MTPNKACPLILCSSARPSILLFHHPLAGVQLVKGTIENGETIAQAALRELKEESGIVSAKVVSDLGCWDAGHQGQIWSFQLCETQEALPPLWTHDTLDDHGHTFSFFWAPLDNLPFADCHPVFQRALLHLKCILPESTSTPSALDSLAR
- a CDS encoding hydrolase → MLIKANQASLLVIDVQEKLIGAVSDPAGTLARTRWLMASTAELGLPTVISEQYPKGLGATVAALKEASPDAQVVEKLHFSCVAAECLPASLLAREQVIVCGMETHICVLQTVLGLRALGKQVFVVEDACDSRSSASKAAGIARMRDAGAQIVTREMVVFELMESSAHPQFRHISKTYMVGEQP
- the lipA gene encoding lipoyl synthase, with product MNETLSVATRLAPLAPGVKLRGAEKVARIPVKILPTEDVPRKPDWIRVEIPASPEVARVKTLLRKHKLHSVCEEASCPNLGECFSGGTATFMIMGDICTRRCPFCDVGHGRPKPLDRDEPKHLATAIADLRLKYVVITSVDRDDLRDGGAQHFADCLREIRTMSPGIQLETLVPDYRGRMDVALAITEQQPPDVFNHNLETVPRLYKAARPGSDFEWSLDLLQNFKQRVGAVPTKSGLMLGLGETDAEVLEVMRRMREHQVDMLTLGQYLQPSRSHLPVQRFVHPDTFAWFAEQALAMGFRNVASGPLVRSSYHADRQMAEALKAVAAPR
- a CDS encoding metal ABC transporter ATP-binding protein gives rise to the protein MTVAETVTRQPCGPDIEFAGIDLTLGRTRILDQVSFKVAAGSVHALVGPNGGGKSSLVKTLLGQMPHQGQLTLTWPGDSHVIGYVPQALEFDRGLPMTVDDFMAAMCQRRPAFLGLSRRVGPAIDAALERVGMLDKRKRRMGALSGGERQRILLAQGLIPAPQLLVLDEPMSALDEAGIQVFERLLLDWRAAGTTVLWIEHDLQAVARLADKVTGLSRRVLFDEPPKQALTPDRLLSLFSIHPRSESTV
- a CDS encoding UPF0149 family protein — protein: MQINPLTASEVEFIDDTLLKYGDDHSVLNMSELDGFCTALVSSPAQVDIGDWFPAIWGGQPPQWETPEECRQFIDLCVRHLNTLANRLSTDPQAFKARFDQTEHSGQPLTLAEEWCFGYVRCVAVSNWPQLPEGLATQLQKISDCAEQDNYELPVDLDVVLHRQRVAAIEPAARTLHDYWVSQR
- a CDS encoding thioesterase II family protein; amino-acid sequence: MSSLNLLCLPYSGASAMVYSRWRRKLPAWLNLRPVELPGRGARMGEPVQTDMQALARQLADEQRLAASQPYALLGHSLGALLAFELAHELQALSCRAPVALFACGTAAPTRREDYDGGNWREAKTDDELIAELRKLKGTPEEVLANQELMSLTLPVLRGDFLLCGRYAYRQRPPLHCPLYVLGGEDDRASEEQLLAWRRETQGDFFMETFPGGHFFIHEHEERVLGVLSAALAPHRLSA
- a CDS encoding sensor domain-containing diguanylate cyclase, with translation MPVDLQALYPKLIHLMLDTVFVVDRDNQIVFVSDACMALLGYRADELVGTLITDYMHPDDLAITRASIIRVMNGQSHVDFRNRYVRKNGSVVHILWAASWSEEVGARIGVARDVTALRQAEEELHFLAHHDPLTKLPNRSLFNDRLQAALRTAYRHESTLALLFLDLNDFKGINDAYGHAMGDRVLSVIARRLEGCIRETDTVARMGGDEFTVLLTDIHSPHAVAEKVEQILLVLTEPLGAEFGGLEMPSCSIGVACYPADGQDADTLLSYADDDMYRIKKRRSATG
- a CDS encoding metal ABC transporter solute-binding protein, Zn/Mn family; translation: MTFDLKHLCLALALAGLPALSQAENAAAVAQPQAAVSVLASLPVTHTLASALLDGTTVKLERAAPANIPASRQPSYFSGRGGASLQKAAGQADAVVALRSIWSDDPLYPIARRSNIRIIEIDAARPVDGALPGIAVQGNDAFSAYPWLNPTNLGRMADVLAHDLGRLSPKDQTKIQANLASVKRQLLELSAGSESRLADADNLSVINLSERLDYLISGLNLDLIDHPHVADDQWSAAALKQLGDELKEQEVALVLHHKQPSKEVADVISASGAKLLVIDTDPQDTLAGLKASVEQVVNALAAGNS
- a CDS encoding DUF1615 domain-containing protein; amino-acid sequence: MHVRGLVFAVAVLLTVQGCVTQREESESDPAKVRAQILRLLPAATKDREGWARDIQTAFTTQKISASRSNLCAVLAVTEQESTFQADPQVPGLGRIARQEIDRRAASLHIPHMLVNAALQTRSPNGKTYNERLNAVRSEKQLSAIFDDLIGSVPLGRTLLGDLNPVRTGGPMQVSIAFAERNARDYPYSHNATIRQEVFSRRGGMYFGIAHLLGYPSHYERQLYRFADFNAGWYASRNAAFQSALSRASGVKLALDGDLIAPGAILPGSTEKAARRVGEQLGLRNPSIRAQLEKGDSLDFEETRLYSGVYALAEGKSGKQLPRAQLPGIELKSPKITRKLTTAWFANRVDERYQRCMKR